In Streptomyces qaidamensis, one DNA window encodes the following:
- a CDS encoding glycoside hydrolase family 48 protein, whose product MHPPPRRRRAVRRLWTAALAALALPLTMLSSGSTPAQAAALQCSVDYKTNDWGSGFTVDLTLTNRGTDVIDGWTLTYAYSGNQKLGNGWNGTWSQSGQNVTVKNASHNARVAAGAAVSTGAQFSYSGGNTAPTSFSVNGTPCTGAHQPPIAVLTSPSAGAVYTQGQAVPLAATAAAADNATISKVEFYDDTKLLGTDASAPYALSVSDLAVGSHSLVAKAYDSMGASADSTPVGITVAAGPTVVASPLQLGVQSGKSGTYEVKLSKQPSANVTVTSARASGNSGLSVSAGASLTFTPQNWNTAQKVTVAAANSGTGSAVFESTAAGHAKASVTVTQLAAAKVYDARFLELYGKITNPANGYFSPEGIPYHSVETLIVEAPDHGHETTSEAYSYLLWLQAMYGKVTGDWSKFNGAWDLMEKYMIPTKADQPTNSFYNPSKPATYAPELDTPNEYPAKLDTGVSVGPDPIAGELKSAYGTDDVYGMHWLQDVDNVYGYGNSPGKCEAGPSDTGPSYINTFQRGAQESVWETVPQPTCDAFKYGGKNGYLDLFTGDASYAKQWKFTNAPDADARAVQAAYWADLWAKEQGKGGQVSGTVAKAAKMGDYLRYSMFDKYFKKVGNCVGPSTCPAGTGKDASFYLMSWYYAWGGATDTSAGWAWRIGSSHAHGGYQNPLAAYALGNYAPLKPKSATGAADWAKSMDRQLEFYRWLQSDEGAIAGGATNSWAGRYATPPAGKSTFYGMYYDEKPVYHDPPSNQWFGFQAWSVERVAELYQQTGNAKAKAVLDKWVDWALSKTTFNPDGTYRIPSTLQWSGQPDTWNASSPGSNSGLHVTVADYTNDVGVAAAYAKTLTYYADRSGDTEAAAAAKKLLDGMWANHQTDLGIAVPENRADYNRFDDPVHIPSGWTGTMPNGDAINSSSTFDSIRSFYEDDPAWSKIESYLAGGAVPSFTYHRFWAQADIALAMGSYAELLE is encoded by the coding sequence ATGCATCCCCCACCCCGGAGACGCCGAGCGGTGCGGCGGCTGTGGACCGCAGCCCTCGCAGCTCTCGCGCTTCCGTTGACGATGCTCTCCTCAGGATCGACTCCCGCCCAGGCGGCGGCACTTCAGTGCAGTGTCGACTACAAGACGAACGACTGGGGCTCCGGTTTCACGGTGGACCTGACCCTCACCAACCGCGGCACGGACGTCATCGACGGCTGGACGCTGACCTACGCCTACTCCGGCAACCAGAAGCTGGGCAACGGCTGGAACGGCACCTGGTCGCAGTCCGGCCAGAACGTCACCGTCAAGAACGCCTCCCACAACGCGCGGGTCGCCGCGGGTGCCGCCGTCTCCACCGGCGCCCAGTTCTCCTACAGCGGCGGCAACACCGCGCCGACGTCCTTCTCCGTCAACGGCACCCCCTGCACCGGCGCGCACCAGCCGCCGATCGCCGTGCTGACCAGCCCGAGCGCGGGCGCGGTGTACACCCAGGGCCAGGCGGTGCCGCTGGCGGCCACCGCCGCAGCCGCGGACAACGCCACGATCAGCAAGGTGGAGTTCTACGACGACACCAAGCTGCTCGGCACGGACGCGAGCGCGCCCTACGCGCTCTCCGTCTCGGACCTGGCCGTGGGCAGCCATTCCCTGGTGGCGAAGGCGTACGACAGCATGGGCGCCTCCGCCGATTCGACGCCGGTCGGCATCACCGTCGCCGCCGGCCCGACCGTCGTGGCCTCGCCGCTGCAACTGGGCGTCCAGTCCGGCAAGTCGGGCACCTATGAGGTCAAGCTGTCCAAGCAGCCCTCCGCGAACGTGACGGTGACCTCGGCCCGTGCGAGCGGCAACTCCGGGCTCTCGGTCTCGGCCGGCGCCTCACTGACGTTCACGCCGCAGAACTGGAACACCGCGCAGAAGGTGACCGTCGCGGCCGCGAACTCCGGTACCGGGTCGGCCGTGTTCGAGTCGACGGCGGCGGGCCACGCCAAGGCCTCGGTCACCGTGACCCAGCTGGCGGCGGCGAAGGTCTACGACGCCCGTTTCCTGGAGCTGTACGGGAAGATCACCAACCCGGCGAACGGCTACTTCTCCCCCGAGGGCATTCCCTACCACTCGGTCGAGACGCTGATCGTCGAGGCGCCGGACCACGGCCACGAGACCACGTCGGAGGCGTACAGCTACCTCCTGTGGCTCCAGGCCATGTACGGCAAGGTGACGGGTGACTGGTCGAAGTTCAACGGCGCGTGGGACCTCATGGAGAAGTACATGATCCCCACCAAGGCCGACCAGCCGACCAACTCCTTCTACAACCCCTCCAAACCGGCCACCTACGCCCCCGAGCTGGACACGCCGAACGAGTACCCGGCCAAGCTCGACACCGGCGTCTCGGTCGGCCCGGACCCGATCGCGGGCGAGCTGAAGAGCGCCTACGGCACGGACGACGTCTACGGCATGCACTGGCTCCAGGACGTCGACAACGTGTACGGCTACGGCAACTCGCCCGGCAAGTGCGAGGCGGGCCCGTCGGACACCGGCCCGTCGTACATCAACACCTTCCAGCGCGGCGCGCAGGAGTCGGTGTGGGAGACGGTGCCGCAGCCGACCTGTGACGCCTTCAAGTACGGCGGCAAGAACGGCTACCTGGACCTGTTCACCGGGGACGCCTCCTACGCCAAGCAGTGGAAGTTCACCAACGCTCCGGACGCCGACGCGCGGGCCGTGCAGGCCGCCTACTGGGCGGACCTGTGGGCGAAGGAGCAGGGCAAGGGCGGGCAGGTCTCCGGGACGGTCGCCAAGGCGGCCAAGATGGGTGACTACCTGCGGTACTCGATGTTCGACAAGTACTTCAAGAAGGTCGGCAACTGCGTCGGGCCCTCGACCTGCCCGGCGGGCACCGGCAAGGACGCCTCGTTCTACCTGATGTCCTGGTACTACGCCTGGGGCGGCGCCACCGACACCAGTGCCGGCTGGGCCTGGCGCATCGGCTCCAGCCACGCCCACGGCGGCTACCAGAACCCCCTCGCGGCCTACGCGCTCGGCAACTACGCGCCGCTGAAGCCGAAGTCGGCGACGGGCGCGGCGGACTGGGCCAAGTCCATGGACCGGCAGCTGGAGTTCTACCGCTGGCTGCAGTCGGACGAGGGCGCCATCGCCGGAGGCGCGACCAACAGCTGGGCGGGCCGGTACGCCACCCCGCCCGCCGGGAAGTCGACGTTCTACGGCATGTACTACGACGAGAAGCCCGTGTACCACGACCCGCCGTCCAACCAGTGGTTCGGCTTCCAGGCGTGGTCCGTGGAGCGGGTCGCCGAGCTGTACCAGCAGACGGGGAACGCGAAGGCCAAGGCGGTCCTCGACAAGTGGGTCGACTGGGCGCTGTCCAAGACCACGTTCAACCCGGACGGCACCTACCGCATCCCGTCGACGTTGCAGTGGTCGGGCCAGCCCGACACCTGGAACGCCTCCAGCCCCGGCTCCAACAGCGGGCTGCACGTCACCGTCGCCGACTACACCAACGACGTCGGCGTGGCGGCCGCGTACGCCAAGACCCTGACGTACTACGCGGACCGCTCCGGTGACACGGAGGCCGCGGCGGCGGCGAAGAAGCTGCTGGACGGCATGTGGGCGAACCACCAGACCGATCTCGGGATCGCCGTTCCGGAGAACCGGGCCGACTACAACCGGTTCGACGACCCGGTGCACATCCCGAGCGGCTGGACGGGCACGATGCCGAACGGTGACGCGATCAACTCGTCGTCCACGTTCGACTCGATCCGGTCCTTCTACGAGGACGACCCCGCCTGGTCGAAGATCGAGAGTTATCTCGCGGGCGGCGCGGTGCCGTCGTTCACGTATCACCGGTTCTGGGCTCAGGCGGACATCGCCTTGGCCATGGGCTCGTACGCGGAGCTTCTCGAATAA